Proteins encoded together in one Pseudomonas sp. ADAK13 window:
- a CDS encoding NAD(P)-dependent oxidoreductase produces the protein MSKIAIIGATGRAGSQLLEEALRRGHTVTAIARNTDKIGVRPGVTARQVDALDAEALEQAIRGNDVVISAAHFASLPAEAVINPVKKAGVKRLLVVGGAGSLLLSGGSRVIDSPGFPEEYKTEASAGSVFLDTLRQEKDLDWTFLSPSAEFTETARTGKFRLGQDELLVSNEGRSWISFADFAIALIDEVETPKHSRQRFTVGY, from the coding sequence ATGAGCAAGATCGCAATCATTGGTGCCACCGGTCGTGCCGGTAGCCAACTGCTGGAAGAAGCCTTGCGTCGCGGGCATACCGTGACCGCCATCGCGCGCAATACCGACAAGATCGGCGTGCGCCCTGGCGTCACTGCCAGGCAAGTGGACGCGCTGGATGCCGAGGCGCTGGAACAGGCCATCCGTGGCAACGACGTGGTGATCAGCGCGGCACACTTCGCCAGCCTGCCGGCGGAAGCGGTGATCAACCCGGTGAAAAAAGCCGGAGTGAAACGCCTGCTGGTGGTCGGCGGTGCCGGCTCGCTGCTGCTGTCGGGCGGCAGCCGGGTGATCGACAGCCCTGGTTTCCCCGAGGAATACAAAACCGAAGCCAGCGCCGGCAGTGTGTTCCTCGACACCTTGCGTCAGGAAAAAGACCTGGACTGGACCTTCCTGTCGCCCTCGGCGGAGTTCACCGAGACCGCGCGCACCGGCAAATTCCGCCTGGGCCAGGATGAGTTGCTGGTGAGCAATGAAGGCCGCAGCTGGATCAGCTTTGCCGACTTTGCGATTGCGCTGATTGATGAGGTGGAAACGCCGAAGCATTCGCGCCAGCGGTTTACCGTCGGTTATTAA
- a CDS encoding MDR family MFS transporter, with the protein MTNLNQPATPAVRSVLVALMMAIFLGALDQTIVAVSMPAISAQFHDVNLLAWVISGYMVAMTVAVPIYGKLGDLYGRRPMMLIGMGLFTVASLFCGMAQSMEQLVLARILQGIGAGGMISVSQAIIGDIIPPRERGRYQGYFSSMYAVASVAGPVLGGYMTEYLSWRWVFLINLPLGAGAWWVAHRTLVGLPVPQRKPVIDYLGTVLMIVGLTALLLGITEIGQGHHWRDDEVLGLLACALVALTVFVWHERRAREPLLPMHLFANRSAVLCWCTIFFTSFQAISLTVLMPLRYQTVTGSGADSAALHLLPLAMGLPMGAYFAGRMTSVTGRYKPMILIGALLSPIAILGMALSAPQAVAVTSLFMLLCGIAAGMQFPTSLVGTQNSVEQRDIGVATSTTNLFRSLGGAVGVACMSALLLALLQDSSFAHLASGALVAEGSSGNVLLDGLNAAPGPAQDALRGELLITFRHLLMVSAGVSLLGLAAAIAMPNRVLRGREDKAK; encoded by the coding sequence GTGACCAACCTCAATCAGCCCGCCACACCCGCTGTTCGCAGTGTTCTCGTCGCCTTGATGATGGCGATCTTTCTCGGAGCGTTGGACCAGACCATCGTCGCCGTGTCCATGCCGGCCATTTCCGCGCAGTTCCACGACGTCAACCTGCTGGCCTGGGTGATCTCCGGCTACATGGTGGCCATGACCGTGGCGGTGCCGATCTACGGCAAACTCGGCGACCTGTACGGGCGCCGGCCGATGATGCTGATCGGCATGGGCTTGTTTACCGTTGCATCGCTGTTTTGCGGCATGGCCCAGAGCATGGAGCAACTGGTGCTGGCGCGGATCCTCCAGGGCATCGGTGCCGGCGGAATGATTTCGGTCAGCCAGGCGATTATCGGCGACATCATTCCTCCCCGTGAGCGCGGGCGTTACCAGGGCTATTTCAGCAGCATGTACGCGGTGGCCAGCGTGGCCGGGCCGGTGTTGGGTGGCTACATGACCGAGTACCTGTCGTGGCGCTGGGTGTTCCTCATCAACCTGCCTTTGGGCGCCGGCGCCTGGTGGGTGGCCCATCGCACGTTGGTGGGGCTGCCGGTGCCGCAGCGCAAGCCGGTCATCGACTACCTCGGTACCGTGCTGATGATCGTTGGCTTGACCGCGTTGTTGCTGGGCATCACCGAAATCGGCCAGGGCCATCACTGGCGTGACGATGAAGTGCTGGGGCTGTTGGCCTGCGCGCTGGTGGCGTTGACGGTGTTTGTGTGGCACGAGCGCCGGGCGCGGGAGCCGTTGTTGCCAATGCACCTGTTCGCCAACCGCAGCGCGGTGCTGTGCTGGTGCACGATTTTCTTTACCAGCTTCCAGGCGATTTCCCTCACGGTATTGATGCCGCTGCGCTACCAGACCGTCACCGGTTCCGGTGCCGACAGCGCTGCGTTGCACTTGCTGCCGCTGGCGATGGGCTTGCCGATGGGCGCGTATTTTGCCGGGCGCATGACCTCGGTGACGGGCCGCTATAAACCGATGATCCTGATTGGCGCCTTGCTGAGTCCGATCGCGATCCTCGGCATGGCCCTCAGTGCACCCCAGGCCGTGGCGGTGACCAGCCTGTTTATGTTGCTTTGCGGGATTGCCGCCGGGATGCAGTTTCCGACCTCCCTGGTGGGGACGCAGAACTCGGTGGAGCAGCGGGACATCGGCGTGGCGACCAGCACCACGAACCTGTTCCGTTCCCTGGGTGGGGCGGTCGGGGTGGCGTGTATGTCGGCGCTGTTGCTCGCGTTGTTGCAGGACTCCAGTTTTGCGCACCTGGCCAGTGGGGCACTGGTGGCGGAAGGCAGTTCCGGCAATGTGTTGCTGGACGGTTTGAATGCGGCGCCGGGGCCGGCGCAGGATGCCTTGCGGGGGGAGCTGCTGATTACCTTCAGGCATTTGCTGATGGTCAGTGCCGGGGTGTCGTTGCTGGGCTTGGCGGCGGCGATTGCGATGCCTAACCGCGTGCTGCGGGGGCGGGAAGACAAGGCGAAATAG
- the cynR gene encoding transcriptional regulator CynR, translating into MLLRHIRYLLAVAEHRNFTRAAEALHVSQPTLSQQIRQLEDTLGAPLLDRSGRSVSLTDAGEAYVRFARLALQDLQAGTRAMHDVQDLSRGSLRLAMTPTFTAYLIGPLLARFNRLYPGITVSVEELTQDRMEAALTEDLLDIGIGFTGEHLPDIECEGVFVEALSVVVSAGHPELNRQQWLQQPWVLLNSGFATRRYIDEYFRSQAVKPLIAMEANSISAIIEIVRSTQLATILPSAIAQVQAGLQAVPLSPALPQRTAALLSRKGGYRSAACRAFVELVRAQPATG; encoded by the coding sequence ATGTTGCTGCGTCATATCCGCTACCTGTTGGCCGTTGCCGAGCACCGAAATTTCACCCGGGCGGCGGAGGCGCTGCATGTGTCGCAGCCGACCTTGTCGCAGCAGATCAGGCAACTGGAAGACACTCTTGGCGCGCCACTGCTGGATCGCTCCGGCCGGAGCGTCAGCCTGACCGATGCGGGCGAGGCCTATGTGCGTTTTGCGCGCCTGGCCTTGCAGGATCTGCAGGCCGGCACCCGGGCCATGCACGACGTGCAGGACCTGAGCCGAGGCAGCCTGCGCCTGGCGATGACGCCGACGTTTACCGCGTACTTGATCGGGCCGCTGCTGGCGCGGTTCAACCGTCTGTACCCGGGGATAACGGTCAGCGTCGAGGAACTGACGCAAGACCGCATGGAGGCGGCGCTCACGGAGGACTTGCTGGATATCGGCATTGGTTTTACCGGCGAGCATTTGCCGGATATCGAGTGTGAAGGGGTGTTTGTCGAGGCGTTGAGCGTGGTGGTGAGTGCCGGCCATCCGGAGTTGAACCGCCAGCAGTGGCTTCAGCAACCGTGGGTGCTGCTGAACTCAGGGTTCGCCACGCGCCGCTATATCGATGAGTATTTTCGCAGCCAGGCGGTAAAACCCCTGATCGCCATGGAGGCCAATTCCATCAGTGCGATTATTGAAATCGTACGGAGCACTCAGTTGGCGACCATCCTGCCCAGCGCGATTGCCCAGGTGCAGGCGGGCTTGCAGGCGGTGCCGTTAAGCCCGGCGTTGCCGCAACGCACGGCGGCGCTGCTCAGTCGCAAGGGAGGCTATCGCAGCGCGGCGTGCCGGGCGTTTGTCGAACTGGTCAGGGCGCAGCCAGCCACTGGTTGA
- a CDS encoding MBL fold metallo-hydrolase has product MFGFSPLKRVALAAATLAFAAHAAAADLTLDAYNPGETAMMPVTSVLVSGDKDAILVDAQFGKTQAEQLVQKIRASGKRLTTIYISHGDPDYYFGLDTLAAAFPQANIVAPQPVVDHIKATVEHKLAFWGPKLGADKPAKAVIPQVLKGHSLTLEGKQLEVIGLDGPQPDRTFVWIPSIKAVVGGVVVSENIHVWMADTQTAKSHTDWLATLQRIQDLKPRTVIPGHYLGTPSLKSVAFTADYIKAFDEETAKAKDSAALISAMKKRYPNLGDESTLELGAKVAKGEMQW; this is encoded by the coding sequence ATGTTTGGATTCTCCCCGCTCAAGCGCGTGGCCCTGGCCGCTGCCACCCTGGCCTTCGCCGCCCACGCCGCGGCTGCCGACTTGACCCTGGACGCCTACAACCCGGGCGAAACCGCGATGATGCCGGTCACCTCGGTACTGGTCAGCGGCGACAAAGACGCGATCCTCGTGGATGCCCAATTCGGCAAAACCCAGGCCGAGCAACTGGTGCAAAAAATCCGCGCCAGCGGCAAGCGCCTGACCACCATCTACATCAGCCACGGCGACCCGGACTACTACTTTGGCCTCGACACCCTGGCGGCCGCGTTTCCCCAGGCCAACATCGTCGCGCCGCAGCCGGTGGTGGACCATATCAAGGCCACCGTTGAACACAAACTGGCGTTCTGGGGCCCGAAACTGGGGGCCGACAAACCTGCCAAAGCCGTCATCCCCCAGGTACTCAAGGGCCACAGCCTGACCCTCGAAGGCAAGCAGCTGGAAGTGATTGGCCTTGATGGCCCGCAACCGGACCGCACCTTTGTGTGGATTCCGTCGATCAAGGCAGTCGTCGGTGGGGTGGTCGTCTCCGAGAACATTCATGTGTGGATGGCCGATACCCAAACCGCGAAATCCCACACCGACTGGCTGGCGACCCTGCAACGTATCCAGGATCTGAAACCGCGCACCGTGATTCCGGGTCACTACCTGGGCACACCGTCTCTGAAATCCGTGGCGTTCACCGCCGACTACATCAAGGCCTTTGATGAAGAAACCGCCAAGGCCAAGGACTCTGCCGCACTGATCAGCGCAATGAAAAAACGTTACCCGAACCTGGGCGACGAAAGCACCCTGGAACTGGGCGCCAAAGTCGCCAAGGGCGAAATGCAGTGGTGA
- a CDS encoding carbonic anhydrase, which translates to MQDLIDGFRKFQGEAFTQRSDLFKHLATTQNPGTLFVSCSDSRVVPELLTQQEPGDLFVIRNAGNIVPSYGPEPGGVSATVEYAVAVLGVSDIVICGHSDCGAMTAISTCKCLDHLPAVANWLRHAESAKVINAARTHASDADRLNSLVRENVVAQLANLKTHPCVALALEQGRLSLHGWVYDIESGGIDALDGRSGRFVSLLDNPSTRAHAA; encoded by the coding sequence ATGCAAGACCTCATCGACGGTTTCCGCAAGTTCCAGGGTGAAGCCTTCACCCAACGCAGCGACCTGTTCAAACACCTGGCCACCACGCAAAACCCCGGCACGCTGTTTGTGTCCTGTTCCGACAGCCGTGTAGTCCCGGAACTGCTGACCCAGCAGGAACCCGGCGACCTGTTTGTGATCCGTAATGCCGGCAACATCGTGCCGTCCTACGGGCCAGAGCCCGGCGGTGTGTCGGCCACCGTCGAATACGCGGTAGCCGTTCTCGGCGTCAGCGACATCGTGATCTGTGGCCACTCCGACTGTGGCGCCATGACCGCCATTTCCACCTGCAAATGCCTCGATCACTTACCGGCCGTGGCCAACTGGCTGCGCCATGCCGAGTCGGCCAAGGTAATCAATGCCGCCCGTACCCACGCCTCAGACGCCGACCGGCTCAACTCGCTGGTACGGGAAAACGTGGTCGCCCAACTGGCCAATCTCAAGACTCACCCTTGCGTGGCCCTGGCCCTGGAACAAGGCCGACTGAGCCTGCACGGCTGGGTCTACGACATCGAAAGCGGCGGCATCGACGCCCTGGATGGCCGCAGCGGGCGCTTTGTGTCCCTGCTGGATAACCCGAGCACCCGCGCCCACGCGGCCTGA
- the pobA gene encoding 4-hydroxybenzoate 3-monooxygenase → MKTQVAIIGAGPSGLLLGQLLHEAGIETLILERQTPDYVQGRIRAGVLEQGMVDLLRQAGVSARMDAEGLVHEGFELALNGQLTHIDLKTLTGGKTVMIYGQTEVTRDLMAARQASGAVTLYEARNVQPHDLKSAEPWLSFEHEGEQYRLDCDYIAGCDGFHGVARQSIPAEALKVFERVYPFGWLGILADTPPIHDELVYAKHARGFALCSMRSPTRSRYYLQVPADEAVEDWSDERFWDELKTRLPASLSAQLVTGPSIEKSIAPLRSFVVEPMQYGRLFLLGDAAHIVPPTGAKGLNLAASDVSTLFNILLKVYREGRVELLEKYSQICLRRIWKAERFSWWMTSMLHQFPEADGFSQRIAQSELEYFVDSEAGRKTIAENYVGLPYEAIE, encoded by the coding sequence CTGAAAACCCAAGTCGCCATTATTGGCGCCGGTCCCTCGGGACTGCTGCTCGGCCAACTGTTGCACGAGGCCGGGATTGAAACCCTGATTCTTGAGCGCCAGACGCCGGATTACGTACAAGGGCGCATCCGTGCCGGGGTGCTGGAACAAGGCATGGTCGACCTGTTGCGCCAGGCCGGGGTCAGTGCGCGGATGGATGCCGAAGGCCTGGTGCACGAGGGCTTTGAACTGGCGCTGAACGGGCAATTGACCCACATCGACCTGAAGACGCTGACCGGCGGCAAGACGGTGATGATCTACGGCCAGACCGAAGTCACCCGCGACCTGATGGCCGCGCGTCAGGCCAGCGGTGCTGTCACTTTGTACGAAGCGCGCAATGTGCAGCCCCATGATCTGAAAAGTGCAGAGCCCTGGCTGAGTTTCGAGCACGAAGGCGAGCAGTATCGGCTGGACTGCGACTACATTGCCGGCTGCGACGGTTTCCACGGCGTGGCGCGCCAGTCGATTCCCGCCGAGGCATTGAAGGTCTTTGAACGGGTGTATCCGTTTGGTTGGCTGGGCATTCTGGCCGACACCCCGCCGATCCACGATGAACTGGTGTACGCCAAGCACGCGCGCGGCTTTGCCCTGTGCAGCATGCGTTCACCGACCCGCAGCCGTTATTACCTGCAAGTGCCGGCGGATGAAGCGGTTGAAGACTGGTCCGATGAACGCTTCTGGGACGAACTGAAAACCCGCTTGCCCGCGTCACTGAGCGCGCAACTGGTGACTGGCCCGTCCATTGAAAAGAGCATCGCCCCGTTGCGCAGTTTCGTGGTGGAACCGATGCAGTATGGCCGGCTGTTCCTGCTCGGCGACGCCGCCCACATCGTGCCGCCCACCGGCGCCAAGGGCTTGAACCTGGCGGCCAGCGACGTCAGCACCTTGTTCAATATCCTGCTCAAAGTGTACCGCGAGGGCCGGGTGGAGTTGCTGGAGAAATACTCGCAGATTTGCCTGCGGCGGATCTGGAAGGCCGAGCGGTTTTCCTGGTGGATGACCTCGATGCTGCACCAATTCCCCGAGGCTGATGGCTTCAGCCAGCGCATCGCCCAGAGCGAGCTGGAATATTTCGTCGACTCCGAGGCCGGACGTAAAACCATTGCAGAAAATTACGTCGGACTTCCTTACGAGGCTATCGAGTAG
- a CDS encoding LysR family transcriptional regulator, translating into MDRLQAMRVFVAVVDLGSQSAAADHLDLSRPVVSRYLAELEDWVGARLMHRTTRKLSLTAAGSETLPRCRQMLELCSDMQAAVSEPDEAPRGLLRLSVSTSFGQAQLADAIAEYVRHYPLVSIDMQMLDRTVNLVDERIDLAIRTSFELDPNLIARRLTLCRSVICASPAYLLEHPQPRRVQDLARHNCLTHSYFGKSLWHFVENGEPVSVPVQGNISANEASTLLRVTLAGAGVSRLPSYQAGDYIRSGELIRLLPEAEPQQMNIYAVYASRKHMPSALRSLLDFLVLRFPEEPEWDVGL; encoded by the coding sequence ATGGATCGTCTTCAAGCAATGCGGGTGTTTGTGGCCGTGGTGGACCTGGGCAGCCAATCGGCGGCGGCCGACCACCTGGACCTGTCGCGGCCGGTGGTCTCGCGCTACCTGGCGGAGCTGGAAGACTGGGTCGGCGCGCGCCTGATGCACCGCACCACCCGCAAGCTCAGCCTGACCGCCGCCGGGAGTGAAACCTTGCCCCGTTGCCGGCAGATGCTGGAGTTGTGCAGCGACATGCAGGCCGCCGTCAGCGAGCCGGACGAAGCGCCCCGGGGCCTGTTGCGCCTGAGCGTCAGCACCTCGTTCGGCCAGGCACAGTTGGCCGATGCCATCGCCGAATACGTCAGGCACTACCCGCTGGTCAGCATCGACATGCAGATGCTGGATCGCACGGTGAACCTGGTGGATGAGCGCATCGACCTGGCGATCCGCACCAGCTTTGAACTGGACCCCAACCTCATCGCCCGCCGGCTCACGCTGTGCCGCTCGGTGATCTGCGCGTCGCCCGCTTATCTGCTGGAGCATCCGCAGCCCCGGCGCGTGCAGGACCTGGCCCGGCACAACTGCCTGACCCATTCCTACTTCGGCAAAAGCCTGTGGCACTTCGTGGAAAACGGCGAGCCGGTGTCGGTGCCGGTGCAGGGCAATATCAGCGCCAACGAGGCCAGCACTTTATTGCGGGTCACGCTGGCGGGGGCAGGGGTGTCGCGGCTGCCGAGCTATCAGGCGGGCGACTACATCCGCAGTGGCGAGCTGATCCGCCTGCTGCCCGAGGCCGAGCCGCAGCAAATGAACATCTACGCGGTGTACGCCTCGCGCAAGCACATGCCGTCGGCGTTGCGCAGCCTGCTGGATTTCCTGGTGCTGAGGTTTCCGGAGGAACCTGAGTGGGACGTCGGTCTCTGA
- a CDS encoding helix-turn-helix domain-containing protein: protein MTKTASAAIPVFKLYGESQQWPTPDLLHCETISRRSREYQWEIQPHRHADLCQLLYVHKGQAQLEIEGQRSTLSESTLQVLPPLCVHGFRFSEDVEGFVVTLAAPLMAHLQGQLGAALDGLNALGSYPAGNDSDYLNSLFARLQDEYASDQPARDMMMHALVSVLLVWISRQAIQRRHPRAPRGREYFRRFTQLVEQHYREHPKIEDLAHKLGISVSHLNGTCRELGGQPALQIMHDRQLLEAKRLLTYTSMTINEMSDVLGFSDPTNFSRLFRRRVGFSPKAFREQLKADQDASAAS, encoded by the coding sequence ATGACCAAAACTGCCAGTGCCGCGATTCCAGTGTTCAAACTCTACGGTGAGAGCCAGCAATGGCCGACCCCTGATTTGCTGCACTGTGAAACCATCTCCCGGCGCAGCCGTGAGTACCAGTGGGAAATCCAGCCCCACCGGCACGCGGACCTGTGCCAGTTGCTGTACGTGCACAAGGGCCAGGCGCAACTGGAGATCGAAGGCCAGCGCAGCACGCTGAGCGAATCGACGCTGCAGGTGCTGCCGCCGTTATGCGTGCATGGTTTCCGGTTTTCCGAAGACGTCGAAGGGTTCGTGGTCACCCTGGCGGCGCCGCTGATGGCGCATTTGCAGGGGCAACTGGGCGCGGCACTGGACGGTCTGAACGCACTGGGCAGCTACCCGGCCGGCAACGACAGTGACTACCTCAACAGTTTGTTTGCCCGGCTGCAGGATGAGTACGCCAGCGATCAACCGGCGCGGGACATGATGATGCACGCGCTGGTCAGCGTGCTGCTGGTGTGGATCAGCCGCCAGGCCATCCAGCGCCGCCATCCACGGGCACCGCGAGGCCGCGAATACTTCCGCCGGTTCACCCAACTGGTGGAGCAGCATTACCGCGAACACCCGAAAATCGAAGACCTGGCCCACAAGCTCGGGATCTCGGTTTCACACCTGAACGGTACGTGTCGGGAATTGGGCGGCCAGCCCGCGTTGCAGATCATGCACGACCGCCAATTGCTGGAAGCCAAGCGCCTGCTGACTTACACCAGCATGACCATCAATGAGATGTCGGACGTGTTGGGCTTTTCCGACCCGACCAACTTCTCACGGCTGTTTCGCCGGCGCGTCGGGTTCTCCCCGAAGGCGTTTCGGGAGCAGTTGAAAGCCGACCAGGACGCTAGCGCAGCGAGCTGA
- a CDS encoding cache domain-containing protein: MKAMLRATWLLLLCVGQVHAATAEDADAQAAKALLEKALGYYQTNGDKAFAAFSRQGEFVDQDRYVFVVDTKGVLLASGGPSSALIGRNVSEVLGPDLNKSFKDALAVPEGSGIQQADYRWQNWNDGKVERKHVYYQRVGQRILAVGYYLPRATPEHAKSLRDKAVKALEKDQAGTLKAINAMQGGFLQDDLYVFVVDLDTHRYVAHGTNPRLVNTDFSKIKDPDGKPVGEPILAVMAEQGQGEYEYRWKNPVTGKVENKHAYLRKAGHFMVAVGYYSP, from the coding sequence ATGAAGGCAATGCTCCGAGCCACCTGGCTGCTGCTGTTGTGCGTTGGCCAGGTGCACGCCGCCACCGCTGAGGATGCGGACGCCCAAGCCGCCAAGGCCCTGCTGGAAAAGGCCTTGGGGTATTACCAGACGAATGGCGACAAAGCCTTTGCGGCGTTCAGCCGCCAGGGTGAATTCGTCGACCAGGACCGCTATGTGTTCGTGGTCGACACCAAGGGCGTGCTGCTGGCGAGCGGCGGGCCCTCTTCTGCGTTGATCGGGCGCAACGTTTCCGAGGTGCTTGGGCCAGATCTGAACAAGTCATTCAAGGATGCGTTGGCGGTGCCGGAAGGCAGTGGCATCCAGCAGGCCGATTACCGGTGGCAGAACTGGAATGACGGCAAGGTCGAGCGCAAGCATGTGTATTACCAGCGCGTTGGGCAGCGGATTCTGGCCGTGGGTTATTACCTGCCGCGGGCTACGCCGGAGCACGCGAAGTCTTTGCGGGACAAGGCCGTCAAGGCGCTGGAGAAGGATCAGGCCGGGACGCTCAAAGCCATCAACGCCATGCAGGGTGGTTTTCTGCAGGACGATTTGTATGTGTTTGTGGTTGACCTGGATACCCACCGCTATGTGGCCCATGGCACGAACCCGCGGCTGGTCAACACCGACTTCAGCAAGATCAAGGACCCCGACGGCAAGCCGGTGGGTGAGCCGATATTGGCAGTGATGGCTGAGCAGGGTCAGGGGGAATACGAGTACCGCTGGAAAAATCCGGTGACCGGGAAGGTCGAGAACAAGCATGCGTATTTGCGCAAGGCCGGGCATTTTATGGTGGCTGTGGGGTATTACAGCCCGTGA
- a CDS encoding transporter substrate-binding domain-containing protein, producing the protein MKALLTLSLLAGLSAQALADSPASRLDEVLQRGEMTVCTTGDYKPYSYLRPDGSYEGIDIAMAQSLAKSLGVQVKWVPTTWKTLMPDFLAQRCDIALGGISVSLERQKKAFFSQPLGVDGKIPLVRCADVQRYQTVEQINQPQVRVIEPSGGTNEVFARAHLGKAQLTLFPDNVTIFEELLANKADVMITDASEARYQQKLKPGLCAVNPERYMQYSEKAFLLPRDDVAWKSYVDQWLHLSTVTGVYDGIINQWLAAP; encoded by the coding sequence ATGAAAGCTTTGCTGACCCTTTCCCTGCTGGCCGGCCTGTCCGCCCAGGCCTTGGCCGACAGCCCCGCATCGCGCCTGGATGAAGTGCTCCAGCGCGGTGAAATGACCGTCTGCACCACCGGTGACTACAAGCCCTACAGCTATTTGCGCCCGGACGGCAGCTACGAAGGCATCGACATCGCCATGGCCCAGTCGCTGGCCAAAAGCCTTGGCGTGCAGGTGAAATGGGTGCCCACCACCTGGAAAACCCTGATGCCGGACTTCCTGGCCCAGCGCTGTGATATTGCCCTCGGCGGTATTTCGGTGTCGCTGGAGCGGCAGAAGAAGGCATTTTTCAGCCAGCCCCTGGGCGTCGACGGCAAGATCCCGCTGGTGCGTTGTGCCGATGTGCAGCGCTATCAGACCGTGGAGCAAATCAACCAGCCGCAGGTGCGGGTGATCGAGCCTTCAGGCGGTACCAATGAAGTGTTTGCGCGGGCACATCTGGGCAAGGCGCAACTGACACTGTTCCCGGACAACGTGACGATTTTTGAAGAGCTGTTGGCCAACAAGGCCGACGTGATGATCACCGACGCCAGCGAGGCCCGGTATCAGCAAAAGCTCAAGCCGGGGCTGTGTGCGGTAAACCCCGAGCGCTACATGCAGTACAGCGAGAAGGCGTTCCTGCTGCCTCGGGATGATGTGGCGTGGAAGAGCTACGTGGACCAGTGGCTGCACCTGAGTACGGTGACCGGCGTGTATGACGGCATCATCAACCAGTGGCTGGCTGCGCCCTGA
- the cynS gene encoding cyanase — MLQSQFAQSPRLALADTVIDIKARKNLSWQDLTDGTGLSLAFVTAALLGQHPLPKDAADVVCDKLGLDEDASRLLQTVPLRGSFPGGVPTDPTMYRFYEMLQVYGSTLKALVHEQFGDGIISAINFKLDIKKVEDPDGGSRAVITLDGKYLPTKPF; from the coding sequence ATGCTGCAATCCCAATTCGCCCAATCCCCACGCCTGGCCCTGGCCGACACCGTTATCGACATCAAGGCGCGCAAGAACCTGTCGTGGCAGGACCTCACCGACGGCACCGGCCTGAGCCTGGCGTTCGTCACCGCCGCCCTGCTCGGCCAGCACCCGTTGCCCAAGGACGCTGCCGATGTGGTGTGCGACAAACTCGGCCTCGACGAGGACGCCAGCCGCCTGCTGCAAACGGTGCCCCTGCGCGGCAGCTTCCCCGGCGGCGTGCCGACGGACCCAACCATGTACCGCTTCTATGAAATGCTGCAGGTCTACGGTTCGACCCTCAAGGCCCTGGTACACGAGCAGTTCGGCGACGGCATCATCAGCGCGATCAACTTCAAGCTGGACATCAAGAAAGTCGAAGACCCGGACGGCGGTTCCCGCGCCGTGATCACCCTGGACGGTAAATACCTGCCGACCAAACCGTTCTGA
- a CDS encoding LysR substrate-binding domain-containing protein: protein MKRLPPLPALHTFWVTAQCCNFTRAAEQLHVTQGAVSRQIAGLESHLGYALFQRQARGLSLTEEGREWSLRAQQVFGLIGEAVEQIGTRRETLQLKASTCVMRWLLPRLMQWQQERPDVPVELTTTVAYTVDFRREQFDAAVIYAPIAEQSTQARHLFDERLTPVCAPALLGGLHTPADLQRQVLLHPTRDERDWALWLKAADTRLSNLAQGHHFETLDLAMTVASQGSGVAIGDSALIGEDLKAGRLATPFELRVPTGMGYYLVYPPGTKPSAGLEQLMDWLVSQARA from the coding sequence ATGAAACGCCTTCCACCGTTGCCGGCCTTGCACACCTTTTGGGTCACGGCCCAGTGCTGCAACTTCACCCGTGCCGCCGAGCAATTGCACGTCACCCAGGGGGCGGTGAGCCGGCAGATTGCCGGGCTGGAAAGCCACCTGGGTTATGCGCTGTTCCAGCGCCAGGCCCGGGGCTTGAGCCTGACGGAAGAGGGCCGCGAATGGTCGTTGCGGGCGCAGCAGGTGTTCGGCCTGATTGGCGAGGCGGTGGAACAGATCGGCACTCGCCGCGAAACCCTGCAGCTCAAGGCCTCCACCTGCGTGATGCGCTGGCTGTTGCCGCGCCTGATGCAGTGGCAGCAGGAACGCCCGGACGTGCCGGTTGAACTGACCACCACCGTGGCCTACACCGTGGACTTTCGCCGGGAGCAGTTCGATGCGGCGGTGATCTACGCGCCGATTGCCGAGCAGTCGACCCAGGCCCGGCACCTGTTTGATGAGCGCCTGACACCGGTGTGCGCGCCAGCCTTGCTCGGTGGTTTGCACACGCCGGCAGACTTGCAGCGACAGGTGCTGCTGCACCCCACGCGGGATGAACGGGATTGGGCGTTGTGGCTGAAGGCGGCGGATACGCGTTTGAGCAATCTGGCCCAGGGGCATCATTTTGAAACGCTGGACCTGGCGATGACGGTGGCGTCCCAGGGTTCCGGCGTGGCAATCGGCGACAGCGCGCTGATTGGCGAGGACCTCAAGGCCGGCCGGTTGGCGACGCCGTTTGAACTGCGGGTGCCGACGGGGATGGGGTATTACCTGGTGTACCCGCCGGGGACGAAGCCCTCGGCGGGGTTGGAGCAGCTTATGGACTGGCTGGTGAGCCAGGCACGCGCTTAA